The following are encoded in a window of Hippoglossus stenolepis isolate QCI-W04-F060 chromosome 10, HSTE1.2, whole genome shotgun sequence genomic DNA:
- the ppp1r14d gene encoding protein phosphatase 1 regulatory subunit 14B: MASEPSAQSRVMFQAKDKTEEPAHRKLGKLTVKYNRKDLQRRLDIEEWIDGQLHLLFDCEEEEIPELEIDIDELLELTDEGQRTRLQELLQECGKPKEDFINGLLYRIKGLRKMSGPLKK; the protein is encoded by the exons ATGGCGTCAGAGCCCAGCGCCCAGTCCAGGGTGATGTTCCAGGCAAAGGACAAAACAGAGGAGCCGGCTCACCGCAAGCTGGGCAAGCTGACGGTCAAGTACAACCGCAAGGACCTGCAGAGGCGGCTGGATATTGAGGAGTGGATCGACGGACAGCTGCACCTGCTGTTTGACTGCGAG gaggaggagatcccGGAGTTAGAGATCGACATAGATGAGCTCCTGGAGCTGACAGATGAAGGCCAGAGAACCCGGCTGCAG gAGCTGTTGCAGGAATGCGGGAAGCCAAAAGAG GATTTTATCAACGGCCTGCTCTACAGGATAAAGGGTCTGCGTAAAATGTCAGGTCCCTTGAAGAAATAA